In a single window of the Amycolatopsis sp. cg5 genome:
- a CDS encoding AzlC family ABC transporter permease — protein sequence MRSIWRTLDRRLARDIGLVCLADTIVGISYGAISVSSGFPVWAPMLLSLLVFGGASQFMFVGIVASGGNPIAAVVAGLLVNARHLPFGFAIGDALGRGWARRMLGSHLMIDESVAFALAQEDAAKRRAAYWACGIGLFVCWNVGVVAGAFAGTAISDTDAFGLDAAFPAVLLALVLPSLKDKATRLPVAIGVAVALLTTPFLPAGLPVLLALVGVFAAVDRQKVEVMS from the coding sequence ATGCGTTCGATTTGGCGAACTTTAGATCGGCGACTCGCCAGGGACATCGGCCTGGTCTGTCTCGCCGACACGATCGTGGGGATTTCGTACGGCGCGATCTCGGTCAGCTCCGGCTTCCCGGTGTGGGCCCCGATGCTGCTGTCGTTGCTGGTCTTCGGGGGCGCGTCCCAGTTCATGTTCGTCGGCATCGTCGCCTCCGGCGGCAACCCGATCGCGGCCGTGGTGGCCGGGCTGCTGGTCAACGCGCGGCATCTGCCGTTCGGCTTCGCCATCGGCGACGCGCTCGGCCGGGGCTGGGCACGCCGCATGCTGGGCAGCCACCTGATGATCGACGAATCGGTCGCGTTCGCGCTGGCGCAGGAGGACGCGGCCAAACGCCGCGCGGCGTACTGGGCGTGCGGGATCGGGCTCTTCGTCTGCTGGAACGTCGGCGTGGTGGCCGGCGCGTTCGCGGGCACGGCGATCAGCGACACGGACGCGTTCGGCTTGGACGCGGCGTTCCCGGCGGTGCTGCTGGCGCTCGTGCTGCCCTCTTTGAAGGACAAGGCGACCAGGCTGCCGGTCGCCATCGGGGTGGCCGTCGCGCTGCTGACCACGCCGTTCCTGCCCGCCGGTCTGCCGGTGCTGCTCGCGCTCGTGGGCGTGTTCGCCGCAGTGGACCGCCAGAAGGTGGAGGTGATGAGCTGA
- a CDS encoding AzlD domain-containing protein: METMPLIVAAVVLAAGTFGFRFAGPVLRAKLTLSPRAEKLMTVSAVVLLAALVGIAALTEGHGFAGIARPAGVLVGGVLAWRKAPFVAVVVAAAATAALLRLAGVP, from the coding sequence ATGGAAACGATGCCGCTGATCGTCGCCGCGGTCGTGCTGGCCGCAGGCACGTTCGGGTTCCGGTTCGCCGGGCCGGTGCTGCGCGCGAAGCTGACGTTGTCCCCGCGTGCGGAGAAACTGATGACCGTCTCCGCGGTCGTGCTGCTGGCCGCGCTGGTCGGCATCGCCGCGCTCACGGAGGGCCACGGCTTCGCCGGTATCGCGCGCCCGGCCGGTGTGCTGGTCGGGGGAGTACTGGCCTGGCGCAAGGCGCCGTTCGTCGCCGTCGTGGTCGCGGCGGCGGCCACCGCGGCGCTGCTGCGGCTCGCAGGTGTGCCCTGA
- the pdxT gene encoding pyridoxal 5'-phosphate synthase glutaminase subunit PdxT, with protein MSVAGPLVGVLALQGAVREHVAMLEHAGARAIGVRRLSELSEVDGLVLPGGESTTMSKLLETFELLEPLRERIADGMPAFGSCAGMILLAKQALDGRPDQQQLGGLDIVVRRNAFGRQVDSFEEDLEFTGLDGPLPAVFIRAPWVEKAGDDVEVLARVPRTPSAGEAADRIVAVRQGAVLATAFHPELTGDERVHRLFVEIVREA; from the coding sequence GTGTCGGTCGCTGGGCCGTTGGTGGGTGTGCTCGCTCTGCAGGGCGCCGTGCGCGAGCACGTCGCGATGCTGGAGCACGCCGGCGCGCGCGCCATCGGCGTGCGCAGGCTCAGCGAACTGTCCGAAGTGGACGGTCTGGTGCTGCCGGGTGGCGAGTCGACCACCATGTCGAAGCTGCTCGAGACGTTCGAGCTGCTGGAGCCGTTGCGTGAGCGCATCGCGGACGGCATGCCGGCGTTCGGCTCGTGCGCCGGGATGATCCTGCTGGCGAAGCAGGCGCTCGACGGCAGGCCCGATCAGCAGCAGCTCGGCGGGCTCGACATCGTCGTCCGGCGCAACGCGTTCGGCAGGCAGGTCGACTCGTTCGAAGAGGATCTGGAGTTCACCGGGCTGGACGGTCCGTTGCCCGCGGTCTTCATCCGCGCCCCGTGGGTCGAGAAGGCGGGCGACGACGTCGAGGTGCTGGCCCGCGTGCCGCGCACCCCGTCGGCCGGTGAGGCGGCCGATAGGATCGTCGCGGTCCGGCAGGGGGCGGTGCTCGCCACCGCGTTCCACCCGGAGCTGACGGGGGACGAGCGGGTGCACCGGTTGTTCGTGGAAATCGTGCGCGAGGCGTAG
- a CDS encoding YebC/PmpR family DNA-binding transcriptional regulator: MSGHSKWATTKHKKANLDAKRGKLFARLIKNIEVAARTGTGGGDPDGNPTLYDAIQKAKRNSVPQDNIERARKRGAGEEAGGADWQTITYEGYGPNGVAVLIECLTDNKNRAAMEVRTALTRNNGSLADPGSVSYMFNRKGVVIMPKADATEDDVLMAVLDAGAEEVNDLDENFEIVSEATDLLPVRKALQEAGFEYDSADLTFLPSVSVPLDVDGAKKVFKLIDALEDCDDVQNVWANFDVSDEVMAEVG, encoded by the coding sequence ATGAGCGGCCACTCCAAATGGGCCACTACGAAGCACAAGAAGGCCAACCTCGACGCGAAGCGCGGCAAGCTCTTCGCGAGGTTGATCAAGAACATCGAGGTGGCCGCGCGCACCGGCACCGGCGGTGGCGACCCGGACGGCAACCCGACGCTCTACGACGCCATCCAGAAGGCCAAGCGCAACTCGGTGCCCCAGGACAACATCGAGCGCGCGCGCAAGCGCGGCGCCGGTGAGGAAGCGGGCGGCGCCGACTGGCAGACGATCACGTACGAGGGCTACGGCCCCAACGGTGTCGCCGTGCTGATCGAGTGCCTCACCGACAACAAGAACCGCGCCGCCATGGAGGTGCGCACCGCGCTCACCCGCAACAACGGCTCGCTGGCCGACCCGGGTTCGGTGTCGTACATGTTCAACCGCAAGGGCGTGGTGATCATGCCCAAGGCCGACGCGACCGAGGACGACGTCCTCATGGCCGTGCTCGACGCGGGCGCGGAAGAAGTCAACGACCTCGACGAGAACTTCGAGATCGTTTCCGAGGCGACCGACCTGCTGCCGGTGCGCAAAGCCTTGCAGGAAGCCGGTTTCGAGTACGACTCGGCCGACCTGACCTTCCTCCCGTCGGTCAGCGTGCCGCTGGACGTCGACGGCGCCAAGAAGGTTTTCAAGCTCATCGACGCGCTCGAAGACTGCGACGATGTGCAGAACGTCTGGGCCAACTTCGACGTGTCCGATGAGGTCATGGCCGAAGTCGGCTGA
- a CDS encoding DUF4262 domain-containing protein: protein MAAVTTTDSITAQDSQLVEWIEAQAKERGNAVISVPEDNDGAGFCFTACAWALHEVPEAVVIGLPAHMGPVLLDAYVDRAAAGEDFETGRRYVDFFEGVSVTFEWVAKGHYPEFFGSAFLIYPDGDFPALQLIVATPDGHWPWSPSAPEGFADWQPVLTESGGPESWTPGVDGV, encoded by the coding sequence ATGGCCGCCGTGACGACGACCGACTCCATCACCGCGCAGGATTCCCAGCTCGTCGAGTGGATCGAGGCGCAGGCGAAGGAGCGGGGCAACGCCGTCATCAGTGTCCCTGAGGACAACGACGGCGCCGGCTTCTGCTTCACCGCCTGCGCCTGGGCGCTCCACGAGGTTCCCGAAGCCGTCGTCATCGGCCTGCCCGCGCACATGGGCCCGGTGCTGCTCGACGCTTATGTGGACCGAGCCGCGGCAGGTGAGGACTTCGAGACCGGCCGCCGCTACGTCGATTTCTTCGAAGGCGTCTCGGTCACTTTCGAATGGGTCGCCAAGGGGCATTACCCCGAATTCTTCGGCAGCGCGTTCCTGATCTACCCCGACGGTGACTTCCCGGCCTTGCAGCTGATCGTCGCCACGCCGGACGGGCACTGGCCGTGGAGCCCGTCGGCTCCGGAAGGCTTCGCCGACTGGCAGCCGGTGCTCACCGAGTCCGGGGGCCCCGAGAGCTGGACCCCGGGCGTCGACGGCGTCTGA
- a CDS encoding cupin domain-containing protein has protein sequence MPTPSEIIEHLGLVPLPVEGGLYVQSHRSSEASAIYYLLVPPAVSARHRLDRLEIWAFHGGSPVAMTLESPDGSLSRVVLGLDVAAGQRPQVVVPAGTWQSASSLGDWSLMGTFVVPPYTDDSIEFSA, from the coding sequence ATGCCGACCCCGTCGGAGATCATCGAACACCTGGGCCTGGTCCCGCTCCCGGTCGAAGGCGGCCTCTACGTCCAAAGCCACCGCTCATCCGAGGCCTCGGCGATCTACTATCTGCTGGTGCCGCCCGCCGTCTCGGCCAGACATCGCTTGGACCGCCTCGAAATCTGGGCCTTCCACGGCGGGTCCCCGGTCGCCATGACCCTCGAATCCCCCGACGGCTCGCTCTCGCGCGTGGTGCTCGGCCTGGACGTCGCGGCCGGTCAGCGCCCCCAGGTCGTCGTGCCCGCCGGGACCTGGCAGTCGGCCTCGTCCTTGGGCGACTGGAGCCTCATGGGCACCTTCGTGGTCCCGCCCTACACCGACGACTCGATCGAGTTCTCAGCCTGA
- the ruvC gene encoding crossover junction endodeoxyribonuclease RuvC, protein MRVFGVDPGLTRCGFGVVDGGTGRSVSAVAVDVIRTPADMDLAKRLMGISDAAERWMDLYKPEAVAVERVFAQHNVRTAMGTAQAGGVVALAAARRNLPVVFHTPSEVKAAVTGSGRADKAQVTGMVMRLLKITENLGPPDAADALALAICHLWREPMRVRLAEAEARAKEMAQVHKARLAAAAKQAGRR, encoded by the coding sequence GTGCGGGTATTCGGGGTCGACCCCGGTCTGACCAGGTGCGGGTTCGGCGTCGTCGACGGCGGGACCGGCCGGTCGGTCAGTGCTGTCGCGGTCGACGTGATCCGCACGCCCGCCGACATGGATCTCGCGAAGCGGCTCATGGGCATCTCGGACGCCGCCGAACGCTGGATGGACCTGTACAAGCCGGAGGCGGTCGCCGTCGAGCGGGTGTTCGCGCAGCACAACGTGCGTACCGCGATGGGGACCGCGCAGGCGGGCGGTGTGGTCGCGCTGGCCGCCGCGCGGCGGAACCTGCCGGTGGTGTTCCATACGCCGAGTGAGGTCAAGGCCGCGGTCACCGGGTCCGGCCGCGCGGACAAGGCTCAGGTGACCGGCATGGTCATGCGGCTGCTGAAGATCACCGAGAACCTCGGTCCGCCGGACGCCGCCGACGCGCTCGCGCTGGCCATCTGCCATCTTTGGCGTGAGCCCATGCGGGTCAGGCTCGCCGAGGCGGAGGCGCGGGCCAAAGAGATGGCGCAAGTGCACAAGGCAAGGCTGGCGGCGGCCGCGAAACAGGCAGGTAGGCGATGA
- the ruvA gene encoding Holliday junction branch migration protein RuvA: MISSVRGEVLSVSLDHVVIEVGGVGLAVQCTPSTLATLRRGEETRLHTALVVREDSLTLFGFADADARELFGLLQTVSGIGPRLALATLAVLDPDKLRAALVEGNITVLTQVPGIGRKGAERLTLELRDKVNAIPGADGVSSAAPSAIRAEVVEALAGLGFPAKQAELTVDKVLSEQTDATTSTVLRAALATLGRKR; this comes from the coding sequence ATGATTTCCTCAGTACGCGGCGAAGTTCTCTCCGTCAGTCTCGACCATGTGGTGATCGAGGTCGGGGGAGTGGGCCTCGCGGTCCAGTGCACCCCGTCGACGCTCGCCACGCTGCGCCGCGGCGAGGAGACCAGGCTGCACACCGCGCTCGTGGTCCGCGAGGACTCGTTGACCCTCTTCGGGTTCGCCGACGCCGACGCGCGCGAGCTGTTCGGCCTGCTGCAGACCGTGTCCGGCATCGGGCCGAGGCTCGCGCTGGCGACGCTCGCCGTGCTCGACCCGGACAAGCTGCGCGCCGCGCTCGTCGAAGGCAACATCACCGTGCTCACCCAGGTGCCGGGGATCGGCCGCAAGGGCGCCGAGCGGCTCACGCTCGAGCTGCGCGACAAGGTCAACGCCATCCCCGGCGCCGACGGCGTCTCGTCGGCCGCGCCGTCGGCGATCCGCGCCGAAGTGGTGGAAGCGTTGGCGGGCCTCGGTTTCCCGGCCAAGCAGGCCGAGCTCACCGTCGACAAGGTGCTCTCCGAGCAGACCGACGCGACCACCTCGACCGTGCTGCGTGCCGCGCTCGCGACCCTCGGCCGGAAGCGGTAG
- the ruvB gene encoding Holliday junction branch migration DNA helicase RuvB, producing the protein MEYEAMAEPDDETLSALAQTGEQDVETTLRPKKLGEFIGQPRVREQLELVLESARRRGVPPDHVLLSGPPGLGKTSMAMIIAAELGAALRITSGPALERAGDLAAMLSNLAPGDVLFIDEIHRIARPAEEMLYLAMEDFRVDVVVGKGPGATSIPLEIAPFTLVGATTRSGSLTGPLRDRFGFTGQMEFYSDDELDQVVTRAARILDIEIDPLGSAEIARRSRGTPRIANRLLRRVRDYAEVRADGVATRQVVRAALEVYDVDELGLDRLDRAVLGALVKSFGGGPVGVSTLAVAVGEEPTTVEEVCEPYLVRAGMLARTPRGRVATAAAWEHLGLQPPDRVLPDPGLFDQP; encoded by the coding sequence GTGGAGTATGAAGCCATGGCCGAGCCGGACGACGAGACGCTGTCCGCGCTCGCGCAGACCGGCGAGCAGGACGTGGAAACCACGCTGCGGCCGAAGAAACTCGGCGAGTTCATCGGCCAGCCCCGCGTCCGCGAGCAGCTCGAACTGGTGCTGGAGAGCGCGCGCAGGCGCGGCGTGCCGCCCGATCACGTGCTGCTGTCCGGCCCGCCGGGCCTCGGCAAGACGAGCATGGCCATGATCATCGCCGCCGAGCTGGGCGCCGCGCTGCGGATCACCTCGGGCCCCGCGCTGGAACGGGCGGGCGACCTCGCCGCGATGCTGTCCAACCTGGCGCCCGGCGACGTGCTGTTCATCGACGAGATCCACCGCATCGCCCGCCCGGCCGAGGAGATGCTGTACCTGGCGATGGAGGACTTCCGGGTCGACGTAGTCGTCGGCAAGGGCCCCGGCGCGACCAGCATCCCGCTGGAGATCGCGCCGTTCACCCTGGTCGGCGCGACCACCCGGTCCGGCTCGCTGACCGGCCCGTTGCGCGACCGCTTCGGCTTCACCGGCCAGATGGAGTTCTACTCCGACGACGAGCTCGACCAGGTCGTCACGCGGGCCGCGCGCATCCTCGACATCGAGATCGACCCGCTCGGCTCCGCCGAGATCGCCCGGCGCAGCCGCGGCACGCCCCGTATCGCCAACCGGCTGCTGCGCCGCGTGCGCGACTACGCGGAGGTAAGGGCGGACGGTGTCGCCACCAGGCAGGTCGTGCGCGCCGCGCTCGAGGTCTACGACGTCGACGAGCTGGGCCTCGACCGGCTCGACCGGGCGGTGCTCGGCGCGCTGGTCAAGTCGTTCGGCGGCGGCCCGGTCGGGGTGTCGACGCTCGCCGTCGCGGTCGGTGAGGAGCCGACTACGGTGGAGGAGGTCTGCGAGCCCTACCTGGTGCGCGCCGGTATGCTCGCGCGCACTCCGCGTGGCCGCGTCGCCACCGCGGCGGCATGGGAGCACCTCGGCCTGCAGCCCCCGGATCGCGTACTGCCCGACCCGGGACTGTTTGACCAGCCGTAA
- the yajC gene encoding preprotein translocase subunit YajC → MNNLALPLLLVLVLGATLFMGSRKQKKVQQAQKDLQDSIQPGDRVMTTSGLYGTVADASSDTTIDIEIAPGVITTWLRLAVREKVQPEVEETEDEIVAEESSIIESSAGIEEQKSTAQVAEPLEHGKK, encoded by the coding sequence ATGAACAATCTGGCGCTGCCCCTGCTTCTGGTCCTCGTGCTGGGCGCGACCCTCTTCATGGGTTCCCGCAAGCAGAAGAAGGTGCAGCAGGCTCAGAAGGACCTGCAGGACAGCATCCAGCCCGGTGACCGCGTGATGACCACCTCCGGTCTCTACGGCACCGTCGCGGACGCCAGCTCCGACACCACGATCGACATCGAGATCGCGCCGGGCGTCATCACCACGTGGCTGCGGCTCGCCGTCCGCGAGAAGGTCCAGCCCGAGGTCGAGGAGACCGAGGACGAGATCGTCGCCGAGGAGTCGTCGATCATCGAGTCCTCCGCGGGCATCGAGGAGCAGAAGTCGACCGCCCAGGTCGCCGAGCCGCTTGAGCACGGCAAGAAGTAG
- the secD gene encoding protein translocase subunit SecD, producing the protein MASPAGHLRPGRYLALFAGIVVVLYALVFFTGNHSPKPKLGIDLQGGTRVTLTARTPDGGVPSRESLNQARQIIEKRVNGIGVGGTEVLLDGNNVVITVPGEQGGDQAKTLGKTAKLGFRKVITTQQVTPPGMPQTPPPSGSATATPPPSSGAPSSQATPTSKPGGGGGGAVGAQAQQPSPTPTPSPSAPAPAPAPAPGGNTDADTAKQIQAAQAVRQNPDLAGKSDDPKTQAALQAAYNSITCAPGEEDPLVGNDRTDLPLVTCDVKGTEKLLMDKEFLPGTEIAGATFGFDNQRGGWVVNLSFKSEGAKIWGNFTKDNLQQRAAFVLDTKVVSAPTIQATILDGNTQISGQFTQKDAKDLTDVLKYGSLPLSFESSDATTVSATLGLASLEAGLIAGGIGLLIVFIYCLFYYRLLGVLTIFSLALSFSLVYAVLVLLGRWIGYTLDLAGIAGLIISIGITADSFVIYFERLKDEIREGRSFRSAVPRGWVRAKRTILASDGVSFLAAAILYIFAVGDVQGFAFTLGMSTVLDLVVVFLVTHPLIAMISKSKSKFLSNPKNLGLGAVQEVGSHVKTTGPKVGAVGAGANVKEA; encoded by the coding sequence GTGGCATCACCGGCCGGGCACCTCCGCCCGGGACGCTATCTCGCCTTATTCGCCGGCATCGTCGTCGTGCTGTACGCACTGGTGTTCTTCACCGGTAACCACAGCCCCAAGCCCAAGCTTGGCATCGACCTGCAGGGCGGCACCCGGGTCACCCTGACGGCGCGCACGCCGGACGGTGGGGTCCCCTCGCGAGAGTCCCTCAACCAGGCACGCCAGATCATCGAGAAGCGCGTCAACGGTATCGGCGTCGGCGGCACCGAAGTACTTCTCGACGGCAACAACGTCGTCATCACCGTTCCCGGTGAGCAGGGTGGCGACCAGGCGAAGACGCTCGGCAAGACCGCGAAGCTCGGCTTCCGCAAGGTCATCACGACCCAGCAGGTGACGCCGCCCGGTATGCCGCAGACCCCGCCGCCGTCCGGTTCGGCCACCGCGACCCCGCCGCCGTCGAGCGGCGCGCCGTCGTCGCAGGCGACCCCGACTTCGAAGCCTGGTGGTGGTGGTGGTGGCGCCGTCGGTGCGCAGGCCCAGCAGCCCAGCCCGACCCCGACGCCCAGCCCGTCGGCTCCCGCCCCCGCGCCCGCTCCGGCTCCCGGCGGCAACACGGACGCGGACACGGCCAAGCAGATCCAGGCCGCGCAGGCGGTCCGGCAGAACCCGGACCTCGCTGGCAAGTCGGACGACCCCAAGACGCAGGCCGCGCTGCAGGCCGCCTATAACTCGATCACCTGCGCCCCCGGCGAGGAAGACCCGCTGGTCGGTAACGACCGCACGGACCTGCCGCTCGTCACCTGTGACGTCAAGGGCACCGAGAAGCTCCTGATGGACAAGGAGTTCCTGCCGGGCACCGAGATCGCGGGCGCGACCTTCGGCTTCGACAACCAGCGTGGTGGCTGGGTCGTCAACCTCAGCTTCAAGAGCGAGGGCGCCAAGATCTGGGGCAACTTCACCAAGGACAACCTGCAGCAGCGCGCCGCGTTCGTGCTGGACACCAAGGTCGTCTCCGCGCCGACCATCCAGGCCACGATCCTGGACGGCAACACCCAGATCAGCGGCCAGTTCACGCAGAAGGACGCCAAGGACCTCACCGACGTCCTCAAGTACGGCTCCCTGCCGTTGTCGTTCGAGTCCTCCGACGCGACCACCGTGTCCGCGACGCTGGGCCTCGCTTCGCTCGAGGCCGGTCTGATCGCGGGCGGCATCGGCCTGCTGATCGTCTTCATCTACTGCCTGTTCTACTACCGGCTGCTGGGTGTGCTGACGATCTTCTCGCTGGCGCTGTCGTTCTCGCTGGTCTACGCGGTGCTCGTGCTGCTCGGCCGCTGGATCGGGTACACGCTCGACCTGGCCGGTATCGCGGGTCTGATCATTTCGATCGGTATCACCGCCGACTCGTTCGTCATCTACTTCGAACGGCTGAAAGACGAGATCCGGGAAGGCCGGAGCTTCCGGTCCGCCGTGCCGCGAGGCTGGGTCCGTGCCAAGCGCACGATCCTGGCGTCCGACGGTGTCAGCTTCCTGGCCGCGGCGATCCTCTACATCTTCGCCGTCGGTGACGTCCAGGGCTTCGCGTTCACCCTGGGTATGTCCACGGTCCTCGACCTGGTGGTCGTGTTCCTGGTGACGCACCCGTTGATCGCGATGATCTCGAAGTCGAAGTCGAAGTTCCTGTCGAACCCGAAGAACCTCGGGCTCGGCGCGGTGCAGGAAGTGGGTTCGCACGTGAAGACGACCGGCCCCAAAGTGGGCGCGGTCGGCGCCGGCGCGAACGTGAAGGAGGCCTGA
- the secF gene encoding protein translocase subunit SecF: protein MGVEDLGTDATKAPAKKGSIFQRLYVGTGAFDIVGARKRWYMFFGVLVLGCILSMGIKGFNFGIDFEGGTQIQFSATGARGPITEDQAKEVFKSTLGKDSDEVQKVGTGAATTLQIRTSTLENADTVKLKKAIAEQLAPLDSTGQAGEKAISDSAVSASWGGEISEKALLALGIFLLAVVIFLAVYFDLRMAAAAFISLIHDIVVTAGVYSLVGFEVSPATVIGLLTILGFSLYDTVVVFDKVRENTRGLLGLTRRTYAEAANLALNQTLMRSFNTAFIAMLPILGLLIVGSILLGSGTLQDLALVQLTGTIVGVLSSVALATPLLVDLKLRDPKYRQQAARVEARRAKAAKPAAADDFDASDDDALAAELRKEKAYAAAASVPGRIPKNKPNQKRKK, encoded by the coding sequence GTGGGCGTTGAAGACCTGGGCACGGACGCCACCAAGGCGCCTGCCAAGAAGGGCAGTATCTTCCAGCGGCTGTACGTCGGCACTGGCGCGTTCGACATCGTCGGCGCGCGCAAGCGCTGGTACATGTTCTTCGGCGTGCTGGTGCTCGGCTGCATCCTGTCGATGGGGATCAAGGGCTTCAACTTCGGGATCGACTTCGAAGGCGGCACCCAGATCCAGTTCTCCGCCACCGGCGCCCGCGGTCCGATCACCGAGGACCAGGCGAAGGAGGTCTTCAAGAGCACGCTCGGCAAGGACTCCGACGAGGTGCAGAAGGTCGGCACCGGCGCGGCCACCACGCTGCAGATCCGCACCAGCACCCTGGAGAACGCCGACACCGTCAAGCTCAAGAAGGCGATCGCCGAGCAGCTGGCTCCGCTCGACAGCACCGGCCAGGCAGGCGAGAAGGCCATCTCCGACAGCGCCGTCTCGGCGTCGTGGGGTGGCGAGATCTCGGAGAAGGCGCTGCTGGCGCTCGGGATCTTCCTGCTGGCCGTGGTCATCTTCCTGGCGGTCTACTTCGACCTCCGGATGGCGGCCGCCGCGTTCATCTCGCTGATCCACGACATCGTGGTGACCGCGGGCGTGTACTCGCTGGTCGGCTTCGAGGTCTCGCCCGCGACCGTGATCGGTCTGCTGACGATTCTCGGTTTCTCGCTGTACGACACCGTGGTGGTGTTCGACAAGGTCCGCGAAAACACGCGCGGCCTGCTCGGCCTCACCCGCCGCACGTACGCCGAGGCGGCCAACCTGGCGCTGAACCAGACCCTGATGCGGTCGTTCAACACCGCGTTCATCGCCATGCTGCCGATTCTCGGCCTGCTGATCGTCGGCTCCATCTTGCTGGGCTCCGGCACGCTGCAGGACCTGGCACTGGTGCAGCTCACCGGCACCATCGTCGGCGTGCTGTCCTCGGTCGCGCTGGCCACGCCGCTGCTGGTCGACCTGAAGCTGCGTGACCCGAAGTACCGGCAGCAGGCCGCCCGGGTTGAGGCCCGTCGCGCGAAGGCCGCCAAGCCGGCCGCCGCCGACGACTTCGACGCGAGCGACGACGACGCCTTGGCCGCCGAACTCCGCAAGGAGAAGGCGTACGCGGCGGCGGCGAGCGTGCCCGGCCGGATCCCGAAGAACAAGCCGAACCAGAAGCGCAAGAAGTAA
- a CDS encoding adenine phosphoribosyltransferase, translating to MELQKALGVIAEVPDFPEPGVLFRDLTPLFADPAAFAAVVGALAETVGPEVDLIAGVEARGFLLAAAVGYARGIGVVLVRKPGKLPRVAGRVDYELEYGTASVELPEGIVSPGQRVVVMDDVLATGGTAAAACKLLRDAGATVEGVSVVMELTALGGRAVLEGNGVHALQAC from the coding sequence ATGGAGCTGCAGAAGGCACTCGGCGTCATCGCCGAGGTGCCGGACTTTCCCGAGCCCGGCGTGCTCTTCCGCGATCTCACCCCACTGTTCGCCGACCCCGCGGCCTTCGCCGCGGTGGTCGGCGCTTTGGCGGAGACGGTCGGCCCCGAGGTCGACCTGATCGCGGGTGTCGAGGCACGTGGTTTCCTGCTCGCCGCCGCCGTCGGGTACGCCCGCGGCATCGGCGTGGTGCTCGTGCGCAAGCCGGGCAAGCTGCCGAGGGTCGCGGGGCGTGTCGACTACGAGCTCGAGTACGGCACGGCGTCCGTCGAACTGCCCGAGGGGATCGTTTCACCGGGCCAGCGCGTTGTGGTGATGGACGACGTGCTCGCGACGGGCGGCACGGCCGCCGCGGCGTGCAAGCTGCTCCGCGACGCCGGGGCGACCGTCGAGGGCGTGTCGGTCGTGATGGAGCTGACCGCGCTCGGTGGCCGGGCGGTACTCGAAGGTAACGGAGTACACGCACTTCAGGCCTGCTGA